Genomic DNA from Peribacillus sp. FSL H8-0477:
CTTTTTCATTCTTTCATTTTTGTTCAATAAATCTTCTTCTAGCTGTTTCGCCTGATTATATTCCTCAGGCTCATTCATATTAAAAAACGAGGTGGAAAAGAGATGCGGCTGTTCTTTATATAACCGAAAATCTTGTTCCTTCATTATTTTCACAGTAATGGCTGCTAAAAACTGTCTAACTTTCAGCACACGGTTATCTAGACAAGAAGTAAGTGGCGGCAGGCAGGATTTTTTATACACTGCAAACAGCGGCTGCAGCCTGCCTTCAATCTCCGGAACGACTGCATCGTACCCATCTGCTGCATCCAACATTTCCTGTGCTATCCCTTCATGGATAAAGGGCATATCACAAGCAACAGCAATAATCACCTCTGTTTCTGAAGAGGATAATCCTGCATGAATACCAGCTAACGGTCCGAATCCCGGATATCGGTCGGTAGTCATCGGATAACCTAAAAAACGATAATCCTCTGGAGTATTCGTGACAATGAGCAATTCCTTTGTCACCTTTTCCAGTTCACCAGCAATTTTAGCAATATTGGTTTTTTCTTTCATAGGAAGAAGCGCCTTATTCTCGCCCATTCTTGACGACTTGCCTCCCGCTAGAATGACAGCTGTTGTATTCATCCCTCACCTCATATCCTACTATTAATCCTTCATATTAAAAAGGGGTATATTCCGCGAATATCGTGTCTGCTTTCTTGCTTGAACCTGTTAACTTTCCAGCAAGTTTCCTGCACATTCTAGCATTTTACAATCAAGATGTATTGTTATATGCTTGTTTAAAGATATTTCGGAACACGCTGAACATATCCTAATTATTATTATTCCCCTCAGGAGGACCGAATCATGACGATGAAAAAAGCAATGACTGTTGCCGGTTCAGATTCTAGCGGCGGCGCAGGTTTACAAGCTGATTTAAAAACGTTCCAAGAGCTTGGTGTGTATGGGATGTCTGCACTGACAACCATTGTAACGATGGATCCCAAGGACTGGTCTCATAACGTATTTCCGCAGCCAGTTGATGTTTTAGAAGCTCAAATGGAAACCATCCTCTCAGTCGGTATAGATGCTATGAAAACTGGTATGCTTGGTTCCGTAGAAATTATTGAACTCGTAGCCCGGAAAATTGACGAGCTTAAACTTGATAAAGTCGTTATCGATCCGGTTATGGTTTGTAAAGGCGAAGATGAAGTTCTTCATCCAGAAACAGCCGTAGCACTTCGTGAACTGCTTGTCCCTAGGGCGACTGTTGTGACCCCTAATCTTTTCGAAGCAGCACAACTGGCTGGAACAATGCCTATCAAGACGATAGATGATATGAAGAAAGCTGCGATAAACATTCATGCACTCGGTGCAAAGTTCGTACTTATTAAAGGCGGAAATAAGCTGGACCATGATAAAGCAATTGATCTATTATATGATGGGAATAATTTTGAAATCCTTGAATCCGAACGAGTGGATACAACGTATACACATGGTGCAGGCTGTTCTTCATCAGCAGCAATTGCAGCTGAACTGGCACAAGGAAAACCCGTTCGTGAAGCTATTTACTTAGCCAAAGACTATATAACAGCAGCTATAAAACACTCATGGAAGTTAAATGACTTCGTCGGCCCCGTCATGCATGGAGCCTATCGCAAATATGGTGTCGAAAAATAATAGAGCTTACTCTCAATGAGAGTAAGCTTTTCTTATCATAAATCCATCTCTTCGCTTTTTGCTAATCTTTTTAGTAAGATTATAAAATACACATGCTAAATAAGGAGGGAAGCGTAAATGAAACCGATTGAACCCATTGACGTTCAACGAGTAATTGATGGATTTGCCAACAAGGATATCTACCTTCATCTAGAAACAACAAATGGAGCTTACGCTACCCATAACAACGAAGATTTCTTTTCTGCAGGTGCATACATCCGTAATGCGTTGGTACGCTATCAACATGGAAAAATCATTGGAGATAACCCCTACCGTATTGGCCTAAAATTAGACATAGG
This window encodes:
- the mobA gene encoding molybdenum cofactor guanylyltransferase, with translation MNTTAVILAGGKSSRMGENKALLPMKEKTNIAKIAGELEKVTKELLIVTNTPEDYRFLGYPMTTDRYPGFGPLAGIHAGLSSSETEVIIAVACDMPFIHEGIAQEMLDAADGYDAVVPEIEGRLQPLFAVYKKSCLPPLTSCLDNRVLKVRQFLAAITVKIMKEQDFRLYKEQPHLFSTSFFNMNEPEEYNQAKQLEEDLLNKNERMKKE
- the pdxK gene encoding pyridoxine/pyridoxal/pyridoxamine kinase, which gives rise to MTMKKAMTVAGSDSSGGAGLQADLKTFQELGVYGMSALTTIVTMDPKDWSHNVFPQPVDVLEAQMETILSVGIDAMKTGMLGSVEIIELVARKIDELKLDKVVIDPVMVCKGEDEVLHPETAVALRELLVPRATVVTPNLFEAAQLAGTMPIKTIDDMKKAAINIHALGAKFVLIKGGNKLDHDKAIDLLYDGNNFEILESERVDTTYTHGAGCSSSAAIAAELAQGKPVREAIYLAKDYITAAIKHSWKLNDFVGPVMHGAYRKYGVEK
- a CDS encoding YojF family protein; translated protein: MKPIEPIDVQRVIDGFANKDIYLHLETTNGAYATHNNEDFFSAGAYIRNALVRYQHGKIIGDNPYRIGLKLDIGWVYAEGLNHYEVDEQGRLLTAGLDSTGKLAVALQISSKPFE